The genomic DNA gacttatgataataattaatacacatACATTGTTTGAGCCTCATACAAGACGGAATTATTATCACAACATTAACTGTGTTATCGTTAACTGTGTTAAGGTGCTAttcaatttaatgaaatatctgGAGCATATCaagttatatttacttaaagtttaattatatacccatcataaaattactgtaacattcaGGATGTTGACAATGTAAAAACATCATCAGACTTTCAGTTACTATGAGTTAGCAATAACAACTGAAAGTTAAGCATGGTCCCTGAACTACTGAAGAAGGTATACACCAAATTCTAACCTTCGTAATCATAATTTATACAATAGAGTGCATTACTGACCACAGGTCTTTCTTATAGGAAAGGGATATATCCTTATTCTACTACACTGTAGAGCATAGCTCCAGcatgcttaaataaataatgaataaataaaatagcctttaattccaaaacgtcatttcatacactaataaacatttatacttttaaatttaataaacattaatatattgaattgttaggttaggtatggttttacaataatattgaattaaaattatgtacttaaattattaattaattatggcACGAGTTTCGGATTGCCATTCGGATTGTCATTTCGGATGATTGTTGGGaaaggcctcctctagctcTGACAGCTAcggaataattgttaagacaattaacaattaattaatcttaacaattattcattgtaaactcaacatctcctgatgatgctccggtttcggagcgaaacgtgcgtagagggtatattgccgaagatctgtttggtgtggggtataaggattgaagaaattataaattacaccacacagattctcctgcttttcgcggagtatagcaaattaagcttaattttgataatatatcatggatttccgcaaagtaacgcctgcttctatccaatatttataagGTTGAGTCAAAATATGTTCTAATTtgtcatacatatttgttatgTTTCCGTCATCTCTGGATGATAAAAGTGAGAGTGCAGCGTTAATCCTTTCAACTCCTTCCTTGCTAATGCCCTTGGAATCGTGTGAGGTAATGTGTTTTCTTGCTTACGACTTAACCCCACCAAAAAGGTCAAGAAAACACATTACCAGCATGcttaatagttatttatcctgactaattatttatttatgataataatttcagATGCAGATTTATGTCATCTACTGACAGATCATCTTGTTGAACTAAAGCAGcctattaggggtatagaaATCTTGAAGAAGGCGATCAGAAAAATTCAGTTATTTGATTCACAGCTGACATCCATCCATGCAGATTTATGTCAGTTGTGTCTTCTGTCAAAATGCATGAAACCGGCACTGGAGTTTTTGGATACTGATGTGACAGGCATTGGTTTTGAggtatttaatattgaaattaaccTTTCATTATAgatgaaaacaaacattaggTTTACTTTTTAGCCACTTTATAATTTATCACTGGGTGTGATTGAGAAAAAGGCATACATCCAAAGatttgcaattataatattagtattagtataatTTCAACAGCTATCTAGCATTAATCTTATAAAACAAATTgcaacaataataaacaaatatctcAATGTTACAGCTCGGTGGAGCAAATGACTCGAAACATTTCCTGCTTTACTATTATTATGGAGGAATGATATACACAGCAATGAAGAACTACGATAGAGCCCTGTATTTCTTTGAAGTGGTTGTCACAGTCCCAGCTATGGTTGTTTCCCACATAATGTTGGAAGCatacaaaaagtatattttggTGTCATTGATTTTACATGGAAAGGTAATTGTAtatttgtaggtatataaatttcTTCAAAATTCAGTTATAAATGTATAGAAGAGGTACCTAATCCGTTTTGCTCAGtaacttacaaataaatataaggcTGTTTTCGAGTCATACGAAACGTCAGGCTCGTAGGTttgacgacttccagcctcccgaacaaacCGGTTTTCGCATCGGCTTTAGTACCATataccacattcatacgctgcgacAGATTACTGATGAGTATAACCGGTCACTTTGCTTAGCATTTGTGGACTATGATGAAGTCTTTTATTCAGTataaacttgggctgtgttaaggtcactgcataTATGCCGAATTGAGTACCGGTATAttcaagtgttgcagtgtttgcaCAAAACATCACTATGTCAGTATGTATataggatcagactacgagaccaatccaattggtGTGAAAgagagatgttatctccccgaagctatTTACCGCTGCATTCGAGGACTTCTTTAAGCTTCCGCATTGGAACGGACTTTGCGTTGATGccaacggcgagtacatcactcaattTCGGGTTGCCGATGACTTAGTCATAATAGCAGAGTCTCTGGGAGACCgtaatacgatgctcaatgacctgagcagagcttctcaacagatGGGGCCTACAAATGAACATGAGCAAAACGAAGATTATGTCTTATGCTTATGATCCAAATTCAATCGTTGGGAGCACTGGACTCAAATTTGTCAACGAATATCCATTACACACAATCCAGTTAGGTCCAATTTCAAGCACGAGGTGAATCGCCCAtgccaactcggatgggcagcgttcgggaaacttcccTTCAGCGTTCGGGGAACTTgacttttcgtccaaaatctcTCAATGCCTGAAGACCAGTCTTCGAACAATGTGTGTTGTCAGTGACTACCTGTATTTCCGAAACAtgatcgctaactatgggcctcataagaaggcttagtggagtatctctacgtgattaaatcagaaatgaggagatccatagaagaaccagagttagcgaaatagctcaacgagtcgcgaaggtcctggaatggcagccccgcacttgtaagcgcagcgttggccTACCCCCAACCACGTGGACAAACGACATTAAGCACGTCGTACGTAGACGCTGGACCCAAGctgcacaaaaccgtggaatgctgaactccctacaattgtcctatgtccagcagtgaacgtctaGCAATTGATAGATGATGATATATAGAGGATATAAGTAGCATAGtagtaaaataagttttaacttaattttatttacttgtttatagATACTACTCATGCCTAAGTACACATCACAAGTAGTCTACCGTTTCCTGAAGCCTTTGTCACTTGCCTATCACGAGCTAGGTACTACTCAACATGCTGCTATAAAGCATAGGGAAACATTTGTGAGAGATAAGAACATGGGTTTGGTAAATCAGGTTAGTATATCATATTTGTGTCTTTTCAAATCAAATTTTATGAGGAGATCACCTTTCAAAGGACTTTTGCTTTTTCTTTACTAATTACAGCTgtatgtttatcttttatagGTTTTAAGCTCAATGTATAAGAAGAACATTCAGAGGCTCACAAAAACGTTTTTGACACTTTCACTAAGTGATGTTGCTTCACGTGTACTGCTGTCAGGGCCCACGCAAGCCGAAACTTATGTACTCAATATGGAAagtatcattttatatttttctttctatATGATAACCTAGTTTACGTTTTCTTTGTTTCAACACGCTGATCTCGGATATTAATAATTGGATTCaaaataaacctttttcatATTTCATTGCCCAGTTTTTGAGAATGGTTATAGGCCACTCTTTTCTTTTCACCTTCAAGGCGCTTTGATGGCAATCTCACCTcacggtaagtgatgatgctaacCTTTTATAAGGCATACCCCTAATGGGTTTCTATGCGGCACCTCTCTGTGAGTTGGTAAATAGACACACGGACGGGTACACACAGATCAGCCCagagaaaatatagaaattataaattcctagagaataataaagaattaaagaGTTTCaatgtaaacttttttttatttagattgaaGAGGGTGAAATTTACGCTATGATAAATCAAAAAGACGGCATGGTGGTGTTCCTTGATAGTCCCGAGAAATACGCATCGCCGGAAACTCTGTGCGTATTAGAACAACAAATGGCTGCTTGTACGAAACTGCATCAATATATCCAGGAAATGGATGAACAAATACAAGTGAATCCACAAGTAagtataagttttatatttatataaataaagaaatctaaaaaaaatggtaCCAACAACaatgtaaaaacaaaatgtaggaaatcatcaaaattggttcaaatttGTTCAAACTTAATATGGagataataattgatattatagTCCAttcaaaatctaaaaatatatacaaataaaaatttgctcAATAATATTGATTATCTTCttgaagtatattatattattgaatgtTAACAATTTACACGGATCACCTATACTTTTATTGGTTGCCACCTAAAATGGTAGTACTTTTTTGGAGGAGTTGTCACTTCAGGGTAAACAATGAGTTTCCCTAAATTCAACTACTTAATATCGAAAAAAGTGTATGACTGGAAACTCCTTATGAACTAGATACAGTGATACATTATTTTGTGAACAAAGGAGTTCTTAAACACTAAGGATTTCGCGTCAGGATGGACTTCAATAGatgctatttttatatattagggcaggcaatgatatattatgatgtGTATTACTGTTTCCATTACCTCTTAGTAGTCTGCATATACCTTGTCCCAAAACTGTAAATGCCTAAGTGAGCCCCACTCCACTAAAGTGCATAGATCTGTCTATTAAAGACTAGCCACCCACATCAAATTGATAATCTCAGGGACTGGGACTCATAAATTAAGTCACATTACAAAGATGGATCAACAGTGTGAGAAGAGGCAGATTATTATGCTTTTAAATCTTATGTAAATACTTCAGTATTATTATTCTAAACTATAACTGTAACTAATCAGTTGGACTGAAATTAAATCAAGCATTTTAAATGCTTGATTTAATTTCGGGTTAGCATAGTGAAGCGTCTATAGCCAATTGGTAAAGCTCTGACTTCCCTTTCACTGGGAAAGAattgtaacttttcggagctatgtgccatttcaatttaagcaaatgaatataacttgctttaacggtgaaggaaaacatcgtgaagaaacctgtacGTACGCCTAcgagttctcaaaggcgtgtgtagtctaccGATCCGGATGTCGCCAGCATGGTGAGCTAGGACCTtaagccttctcattctgagaggagacctaacataaaaaatattactagtttgggaaaataaatactttGCTTTGCGAAGGAAGGCTCCAcactatgtaaaaaaaacatcattcaaacgatattcaattataattgatttttatattgttgtttCAGTATGTGAAAAAATCAGCAGGAAGTCATGATGAAGATATGCCAGCCACAAGTCAAAATTCGAAAACTACTTATACAATGTAACcatatatttaactttaaccatataattataagaatatagtcaaataaaactataaaacatgtaTTATTACCATAAccttaaaaaatgaataaaatatgcaCCGTAATTGAAGTCTAAACAGCTTCATGAACTGATTCTGTAAACACAGTCATACTCTCCAATGGAGTTTGGGGTGTTATTCCATGGCCTAAATTAGCAATGTATCGTTGTTTACCAAACTTTTGGGTCATTTTGATAGTTAACTTTTTGATTTCTTCCTGAAAACAGGAGCCTTgtgaattattatatacttatcaatacatttttatatggtATAAAACTTGTACACTTGGATATTTTAAACTACACAATAGATTTGATTTAAATgtagttttcagcaatagataaagCAATTTAACAGGAAAATATAGATGTAGTAATTAAAGCTGGTAGTCTATATAAATGGAGCTAGTTCATACTAACTGTCAAAACAAAAAATCCCTTCAATTTAATCT from Pararge aegeria chromosome 5, ilParAegt1.1, whole genome shotgun sequence includes the following:
- the LOC120623708 gene encoding COP9 signalosome complex subunit 3 isoform X2, giving the protein MASSLEQFVNNVRTSSASGNFRELCDTIAKSEEVLQRNSAHLTTVLETLDVQQHSLGVLAVLVAKFSLPQGNNDVDKSTMFQQIHDFINNCNGEQVRFCPELYADLCHLLTDHLVELKQPIRGIEILKKAIRKIQLFDSQLTSIHADLCQLCLLSKCMKPALEFLDTDVTGIGFELGGANDSKHFLLYYYYGGMIYTAMKNYDRALYFFEVVVTVPAMVVSHIMLEAYKKYILVSLILHGKILLMPKYTSQVVYRFLKPLSLAYHELGTTQHAAIKHRETFVRDKNMGLVNQVLSSMYKKNIQRLTKTFLTLSLSDVASRVLLSGPTQAETYVLNMIEEGEIYAMINQKDGMVVFLDSPEKYASPETLCVLEQQMAACTKLHQYIQEMDEQIQVNPQYVKKSAGSHDEDMPATSQNSKTTYTM
- the LOC120623708 gene encoding COP9 signalosome complex subunit 3 isoform X1; its protein translation is MQQLSSSLLIQISHLVDGLLTVLLKHIEIPLRILFRSSLSYVWNFRELCDTIAKSEEVLQRNSAHLTTVLETLDVQQHSLGVLAVLVAKFSLPQGNNDVDKSTMFQQIHDFINNCNGEQVRFCPELYADLCHLLTDHLVELKQPIRGIEILKKAIRKIQLFDSQLTSIHADLCQLCLLSKCMKPALEFLDTDVTGIGFELGGANDSKHFLLYYYYGGMIYTAMKNYDRALYFFEVVVTVPAMVVSHIMLEAYKKYILVSLILHGKILLMPKYTSQVVYRFLKPLSLAYHELGTTQHAAIKHRETFVRDKNMGLVNQVLSSMYKKNIQRLTKTFLTLSLSDVASRVLLSGPTQAETYVLNMIEEGEIYAMINQKDGMVVFLDSPEKYASPETLCVLEQQMAACTKLHQYIQEMDEQIQVNPQYVKKSAGSHDEDMPATSQNSKTTYTM